The following coding sequences are from one Octopus bimaculoides isolate UCB-OBI-ISO-001 chromosome 3, ASM119413v2, whole genome shotgun sequence window:
- the LOC106882033 gene encoding replication factor C subunit 4 has product MHAFLKPGSSGFIKKKEKPVSTETTKDSHIPWVEKYRPRQIDDVAYQDEVVNVLKKSLQGSDLPNLLFYGPPGTGKTSTILAAARELFGHDMYRSRVLELNSSDERGIEVIRNKVKKFAQISASAVRPDGKPCPPFKIIILDEADSMTLAAQTALRRTMEKESKTTRFCLICNYVSRIIDPITSRCAKFRFKPLTLEILLKRLQDICSKEQVVCKEDALQALIQVSEGDLRRAITLLQSVSRLKGEEQITKQDILEVAGIVPEDVIRNILDVCHSDSYDKLNLALKEIICNGHSGLQIVCQLHDLIMVSEELGDKQKCVIGEKMAVVDKCMIDGGDEYLQLLDLLNTIMNQICHERE; this is encoded by the exons ATGCATGCTTTTCTCAAGCCTGGAAGTTCTGGTTTCATCAAGAAAAAAGAGAAGCCTGTATCAACAGAAACGACCAAAGATTCACATATACCCTGGGTAGAGAAATA TCGTCCTCGACAAATTGATGATGTTGCTTACCAAGATGAAGTTGTGAATGTTCTAAAGAAATCTCTTCAGGGTTCTGAT TTGCCAAATCTGTTGTTCTATGGACCACCTGGTACTGGTAAAACATCCACAATTCTGGCAGCAGCAAGAGAATTGTTTGG aCATGATATGTACCGCAGCCGTGTCTTGGAACTGAACTCTTCAGATGAACGAGGAATTGAAGTCATTCGAAACAAAGTGAAGAAATTTGCTCAGATCAGTGCCTCCGCTGTTCGACCTGA tgGAAAACCCTGTCCTCCTTTTAAGATAATCATCTTAGATGAAGCTGACTCAATGACACTAGCAGCTCAG ACGGCATTGCGACGAACCATGGAGAAAGAATCAAAAACCACCCGGTTTTGTTTGATCTGTAACTACGTGAGCAGAATTATTGATCCGATCACTTCCCGGTGTGCCAAGTTCCGCTTCAAACCTCTCACTTTAGAAATATTGTTGAAACGATTACAAGACATATGTAGTAAAGAACAAGTGGTCTGCAAAGAAGATGCTTTGCAAGCATTAATACAGGTATCTGAGGGAGACTTAAGACGTGCTATTACACTTCTTCAGAGTGTGTCTCGATTAAAGGGAGAGGAACAGATAACCAAGCAAGACATTCTGGAAGTGGCTGGA attgttcCAGAAGATGTTATCCGCAACATACTTGATGTCTGCCACTCAGATTCATATGATAAACTTAACTTAGCATTAAAg GAGATTATCTGTAATGGCCATTCAGGCTTGCAAATTGTCTGCCAACTGCATGACCTCATCATGGTATCTGAAGAACTCGGTGACAAGCAGAAATGTGTCATTGGAGAAAAAATGGCG gTTGTGGACAAGTGTATGATAGATGGAGGAGATGAATACCTGCAACTTCTGGATCTCCTGAATACTATTATGAACCAAATATGCCATGAAAGGGAATAG